In Herpetosiphon gulosus, the following are encoded in one genomic region:
- a CDS encoding ABC transporter ATP-binding protein, with protein sequence MTALLLEKIVKRFDTTTILRQLNLLVQEGQVYGLLGANGAGKSTLIHLIMGFLYPDSGRIEVFGKTPTAMHGQIGYLPERLRYHTHCSAREYLTAMGNFAGMRGASLTSRINDLLELVGLTEAADRRMRNYSKGMTQRVGIAQALLSDPQLLLIDEPSSGLDPQGQLEMRDLLLDLRSHGHTILICSHQLDEIEAVCNRVGILVHGAIAAETDLAQLTGTNGVVITLKETPTDALDFALRSIDPSIVRDDRFITVPENSPTLQGRLLQLLLDEGYTVASLQPSLGNLRDLYLHVVSGKEPPAEMQPQAPLAILDSLLAGEEQQ encoded by the coding sequence ATGACTGCCTTATTGCTTGAGAAAATCGTCAAACGTTTTGATACGACAACCATTTTGCGCCAACTCAATTTGCTGGTGCAAGAAGGTCAGGTTTATGGGTTGCTAGGAGCCAATGGCGCAGGCAAATCGACCTTAATTCACCTAATCATGGGTTTTTTATACCCCGATAGTGGCCGAATTGAGGTTTTTGGCAAAACACCCACTGCCATGCATGGTCAAATTGGCTACTTGCCTGAACGCCTACGCTACCACACTCACTGTAGTGCCCGCGAATATCTGACTGCTATGGGCAATTTTGCTGGCATGCGCGGAGCCAGCCTCACCAGCCGGATCAACGATTTGCTCGAATTGGTTGGTTTAACTGAGGCTGCTGATCGGCGGATGCGCAATTATTCCAAGGGTATGACTCAGCGCGTCGGAATCGCCCAAGCCTTGCTTAGCGACCCGCAACTGCTGCTGATCGACGAGCCATCATCGGGCCTCGACCCGCAAGGTCAACTTGAAATGCGCGATCTTTTGCTGGATTTACGCAGTCATGGCCATACGATTTTGATCTGCTCGCATCAGCTTGATGAGATTGAGGCAGTCTGTAATCGGGTGGGCATTTTAGTGCATGGTGCAATTGCTGCTGAAACCGATTTAGCCCAACTAACTGGCACGAACGGCGTAGTCATCACGCTTAAAGAAACCCCAACCGATGCGCTCGATTTTGCCCTACGTTCGATCGACCCAAGCATTGTGCGTGATGATCGCTTTATCACTGTGCCCGAAAATAGCCCAACCTTGCAAGGGCGTTTATTGCAATTATTGCTTGACGAAGGTTATACCGTGGCTTCATTGCAACCAAGCCTTGGCAATCTGCGCGATCTCTATTTGCACGTTGTATCTGGTAAAGAACCACCAGCTGAAATGCAGCCCCAAGCGCCGCTGGCTATTCTGGATAGTTTGTTAGCTGGCGAGGAGCAGCAATAA
- a CDS encoding YcxB family protein has translation MQPTELNYQLNFNDYQEANLSIFKHIPKYQEALNLNRYYVLLFYVLGIGMLAFFVAALFQFDRLSVWLIVFGLILIGIWVIYTNRDMREFTLDYFKKNYQLEKPNFESPVRLTVYPTYVQQINEFSSVEFKWLFIQAILDEAEHIILVTHNNRVVVIPKRAFKSPADQQIALQQFAQYHADAQLAE, from the coding sequence ATGCAACCAACTGAATTAAATTATCAACTTAATTTTAACGATTATCAGGAAGCTAATTTATCAATCTTTAAGCATATACCAAAATATCAAGAAGCACTTAATTTAAATCGCTATTATGTGCTATTATTCTACGTTTTAGGTATAGGTATGTTGGCATTTTTCGTTGCTGCATTGTTTCAATTCGATCGACTATCAGTATGGCTGATTGTATTCGGCTTAATCTTAATTGGAATTTGGGTAATTTATACCAATCGCGACATGCGCGAATTCACCTTGGATTATTTCAAAAAAAATTATCAACTTGAAAAACCCAATTTTGAATCGCCAGTCAGATTAACAGTCTATCCGACCTATGTCCAGCAAATAAACGAATTTTCGAGTGTCGAATTTAAATGGCTCTTTATTCAGGCTATTTTAGATGAGGCCGAACATATTATTCTGGTTACTCACAACAATCGAGTGGTTGTTATTCCCAAGCGAGCATTTAAATCGCCAGCCGATCAGCAGATAGCGTTGCAACAATTCGCCCAATATCATGCTGACGCACAGCTAGCAGAGTGA
- a CDS encoding BatA and WFA domain-containing protein: MGFIAPLMFIAGGTVLAGIVTMYILRLRREERTVSSTFLWNQLVRDVEANAPWQRLRHNWLLWLQLLIALLLAFALARPFSETVGVSGQNLIVIIDRSASMGATDVAANRLEAAKAEAIRLVDQLPDGARATIMAIGGELDVPAAATTDRREIRDAIEGIELRLGGGSDMSQALSLAGALAAREEESEVAILTDGQVTVPMSATLPAKIRYFPVGTSNNNQAIAAIALNELAPGTLTFFARVTNEGQERVTRRLLVTLNGTLFNAYDLEILPGQDQTVNIDVPATATTVEARLDGSDSLPSDDVAWAIRPSSDAIPVRFITPGNRFLATALGLMPRVQVSAYLTETATFTDTALLTVLDASLPEPLPAGNLLFIAPYRSTEYFSVTGSLDRPVPRPAPTDDPLLRNVELGEVNILKSARIENAPWAHTVIDSAAGPLLIAGEVDGRRIAVLGFDTHDSDLPLNISFPLLIANLVGYLAPGTGGDSAILPPDQELAFAVTNDISGVRLIQPNGETHEATPNNGLISFDGSLMNQAGIYSVELLRDGVVSKTQRYVVNAYRESEAKITPVQVLDVAQIGGGQVGSSETTQAKAGRAEWWRWLALAALIFVLIEWVFAQRSAFTRLKLWWNARRSAA, translated from the coding sequence ATGGGATTTATTGCACCATTAATGTTTATCGCCGGCGGCACGGTTCTGGCGGGAATTGTGACCATGTACATCTTGCGCCTCCGCCGCGAGGAACGCACGGTTTCGTCAACCTTTTTGTGGAATCAATTGGTTCGCGATGTTGAGGCCAACGCGCCGTGGCAACGCCTCCGCCATAATTGGTTGCTCTGGTTGCAATTGCTAATTGCCTTGCTCTTGGCGTTTGCACTGGCCCGACCGTTTAGCGAAACAGTTGGGGTTAGTGGGCAAAATCTCATTGTAATTATCGATCGTTCGGCTTCGATGGGTGCTACCGATGTTGCTGCCAATCGGCTTGAGGCCGCTAAAGCTGAGGCAATTCGCTTGGTTGATCAGTTGCCCGATGGCGCTCGCGCTACCATTATGGCCATCGGCGGCGAGCTTGATGTGCCTGCTGCTGCCACCACCGACCGCCGCGAGATTCGCGATGCAATCGAAGGCATCGAATTGCGTTTGGGTGGCGGCTCAGATATGTCGCAAGCCTTGAGTTTGGCGGGGGCATTGGCGGCTCGCGAAGAAGAATCGGAAGTGGCAATTTTGACCGATGGTCAAGTCACCGTGCCAATGAGCGCCACCTTGCCTGCTAAAATTCGTTATTTCCCAGTTGGCACGAGCAATAACAATCAAGCGATTGCAGCAATTGCCTTGAACGAACTAGCACCAGGTACTTTGACCTTCTTTGCTCGCGTCACCAATGAAGGCCAAGAGCGGGTTACACGACGTTTGTTGGTAACCCTCAATGGCACGTTGTTCAATGCTTATGATCTCGAAATTTTGCCCGGCCAAGATCAAACCGTCAATATCGATGTGCCAGCAACCGCCACCACGGTTGAGGCGCGGCTTGATGGTAGTGATAGCTTGCCCAGCGATGATGTGGCTTGGGCGATTCGACCATCAAGCGATGCAATTCCGGTGCGTTTTATTACGCCAGGTAATCGCTTTTTAGCTACGGCCTTGGGCTTGATGCCACGAGTGCAAGTTTCCGCCTATCTGACTGAAACCGCCACCTTCACCGATACGGCCTTGTTGACGGTACTTGATGCTAGCTTGCCAGAGCCATTACCTGCTGGTAATTTGCTGTTTATCGCGCCCTATCGTTCAACCGAATATTTCTCGGTGACTGGCAGTTTGGATCGACCAGTGCCTCGCCCTGCGCCAACCGACGACCCGTTGTTGCGCAACGTTGAGCTGGGCGAAGTCAATATTTTGAAATCGGCGCGGATTGAAAATGCCCCTTGGGCGCATACGGTGATCGATAGCGCGGCAGGCCCGTTGCTGATTGCAGGCGAGGTTGATGGGCGACGAATTGCGGTGCTTGGCTTCGACACCCACGATTCTGATTTGCCTTTGAATATCTCGTTTCCGTTGTTGATTGCCAATTTGGTGGGCTATTTAGCACCTGGCACTGGTGGCGATTCAGCAATTTTGCCGCCTGATCAAGAATTAGCTTTTGCAGTAACCAACGATATTAGCGGCGTGCGCTTGATTCAGCCCAATGGTGAAACCCACGAAGCCACGCCAAACAATGGCTTAATCAGTTTCGATGGCAGTTTAATGAACCAAGCTGGCATTTATAGCGTCGAATTGCTACGCGATGGTGTGGTCAGTAAAACGCAGCGCTACGTCGTCAATGCCTATCGTGAAAGCGAAGCCAAAATCACCCCGGTTCAAGTGCTCGATGTCGCCCAAATTGGCGGTGGTCAAGTTGGCTCAAGCGAAACCACCCAAGCCAAAGCAGGCCGTGCCGAGTGGTGGCGTTGGTTGGCCTTGGCCGCACTCATTTTTGTGTTGATCGAATGGGTATTTGCCCAACGTAGCGCCTTCACACGGCTCAAACTGTGGTGGAATGCGCGGCGCAGCGCGGCCTAA
- the glpB gene encoding glycerol-3-phosphate dehydrogenase subunit GlpB, which yields MQADVLVIGAGLAGLWSAILHAQAGRKVTLLAKGQGTLPWSSGCLDLVPQQPTNPDHPYSKLQTALEPATHAWLKFSQQQDYRFVANLKQHYWLPTAIGTWRPTNAVPLTMLNAERSIISSYRVLVLGFRELRDFFPPLLSARLTQQGLAARGCYLTMPPSQRSRDFNSANLARLCEHASFRQALIKQIDQIRGDAQLLLFPAVLGISHTTSIINELQTALGCLVAEVPTLPTNVAGLRLQRMLMTELERLNGRIQLNAEVIRGEFVDRRLVAVYSAAAAREQRHTADHYILATGGIGGGGLRADYPNGLRETALNLPVQQPNQRDQWFEANVHAQHQLFTSGIAVNQQLQPIDAEQQPIAENVQVVGAALAGCDPIRERWVEGLALASATFGFESRAFRG from the coding sequence GTGCAAGCTGATGTGTTGGTGATTGGCGCAGGCCTTGCTGGCTTGTGGAGCGCAATCTTGCATGCGCAAGCAGGCCGCAAGGTTACCCTACTGGCCAAAGGCCAAGGAACCTTGCCATGGAGCAGCGGTTGCCTTGATCTCGTGCCGCAACAACCAACCAACCCAGATCATCCCTACTCCAAACTCCAAACTGCACTTGAACCAGCAACTCACGCTTGGCTTAAATTCAGCCAACAGCAAGATTATCGGTTTGTTGCCAACTTAAAGCAGCATTATTGGCTGCCAACAGCAATCGGTACATGGCGACCAACCAACGCCGTACCATTAACCATGCTCAATGCTGAACGCTCAATCATCAGCAGTTATCGGGTGTTGGTGCTAGGCTTCCGCGAATTACGCGATTTCTTCCCGCCCTTGTTGTCAGCACGACTTACCCAGCAAGGCCTTGCCGCTCGTGGTTGCTACTTAACCATGCCTCCTAGCCAACGATCCCGAGATTTCAATAGCGCTAATTTGGCGCGTTTATGCGAACATGCTAGTTTTCGCCAAGCCCTGATCAAGCAGATCGATCAGATTCGTGGTGATGCTCAACTACTGCTGTTTCCCGCCGTACTTGGCATCAGCCACACCACCAGCATCATCAATGAGTTGCAAACAGCCTTAGGATGTTTGGTGGCTGAAGTGCCAACCCTGCCGACCAATGTGGCCGGATTACGCTTGCAACGCATGTTGATGACGGAATTAGAGCGGTTGAATGGGCGAATTCAACTGAATGCTGAGGTTATTCGCGGCGAATTTGTCGATCGGCGCTTGGTTGCGGTCTATAGTGCGGCGGCGGCTCGCGAACAGCGCCATACTGCTGATCACTATATTTTGGCAACTGGTGGCATTGGCGGTGGTGGATTACGCGCCGATTATCCCAATGGCTTACGTGAAACAGCGCTGAATTTGCCAGTTCAGCAACCCAACCAGCGTGATCAATGGTTCGAGGCCAATGTGCATGCCCAACATCAACTCTTCACATCGGGCATTGCAGTTAATCAACAACTTCAGCCAATTGATGCTGAACAGCAGCCAATCGCTGAAAATGTGCAAGTGGTTGGGGCAGCCTTGGCTGGCTGCGACCCAATTCGCGAACGCTGGGTTGAGGGTTTAGCCCTTGCCAGCGCGACCTTTGGCTTTGAGAGTCGAGCGTTCAGGGGCTAG
- a CDS encoding DUF58 domain-containing protein — MSEQAALFEPQFLKQLDRLALLTRRNIAGQMQGERRSPRRGSSVEYADFKPYTPGDDFRQIDWNLYARLEKFFLKLFVAEEEITLHLLIDTSASMDWGEPNKLRYAAQAAGALGYIALASLDRAQVTSFGGGNEQRIPAGRGRAGVPPLFNLLNRLKGNGNTSLLQASRRYIQTARVAGPLLLCSDLLTPDWEEALRTLGRRPFEITVLHVLSPDELNPPFEGDLKLLDVEGGESLDVSADLDLLQRYVERLQAWREEVEHFCTTRGINYIFVDTSLPLESLLVSVLRERQIVR; from the coding sequence ATGAGCGAACAAGCAGCGCTATTTGAACCACAATTCTTAAAACAATTGGATCGTTTGGCGCTGCTGACGCGCCGCAATATTGCTGGCCAGATGCAAGGTGAACGCCGTTCGCCGCGCCGTGGCTCGTCAGTTGAATACGCCGACTTCAAGCCCTACACGCCAGGCGATGATTTTCGCCAGATCGACTGGAATTTATATGCGCGTTTGGAGAAATTCTTTCTCAAGCTGTTTGTGGCTGAAGAAGAAATTACCCTCCACCTGCTGATTGATACCAGCGCTTCGATGGATTGGGGCGAACCAAACAAGTTGCGCTATGCAGCTCAGGCAGCGGGCGCGTTAGGCTACATCGCCTTAGCCAGCCTTGATCGAGCGCAAGTCACCAGTTTTGGGGGTGGCAACGAGCAACGGATTCCAGCAGGGCGCGGACGGGCTGGTGTACCGCCATTATTCAATTTGCTGAATCGACTTAAGGGCAACGGCAATACGAGCCTGTTGCAAGCCAGCCGCCGCTATATTCAAACGGCGCGGGTGGCGGGGCCATTGTTGTTATGCAGCGATTTGCTCACGCCCGATTGGGAAGAAGCCTTGCGCACGCTTGGCCGCCGCCCATTTGAAATTACGGTGCTGCATGTGCTCTCGCCTGATGAGCTGAACCCACCATTCGAGGGTGATTTGAAATTGCTCGATGTTGAGGGTGGCGAATCGCTTGATGTCAGCGCTGATCTCGATTTATTGCAGCGTTACGTTGAACGCTTGCAGGCATGGCGCGAAGAAGTTGAGCATTTTTGCACAACTCGCGGTATCAACTATATTTTTGTTGATACCAGCTTGCCTTTGGAATCATTGCTGGTTTCAGTGCTACGCGAACGCCAAATTGTACGTTAG
- a CDS encoding VWA domain-containing protein — translation MLSFVRPEYLWFLLALPLVWLLGWLNNRGRTGQRRWWALGLRTFLLLCLIGSLAGTQVRQPVQNLTTVFLLDSSDSIAPGQRSSNEQFIAQALETMQEGDKAAVVVFGENALVERVPSEIQRLGTIQSVPIAARTDISEAIQLGLALFPADTQKRLVLLSDGGENSGRALEMIPLAQRRNVPIDIVPTGIGQGNPEVAISAFRAPSAARSGQEIQLIATIESNTAQSAQLRWRADEQIVLEEAINLPVGTSSFTTTLVVNDQGFHRYSAQVVPSSDTRAQNNVAASLVQIGGPPKVLLVEGEVGDASALKPALEAANLVPVVVPATGLPTDLAALSDYEAVLLLNVPSRDIDQDTQKLLRSYVGDLGRGLAMIGGRQSFGVGGYTATPIEEALPVNMDVRNRQQRPDIALVFIIDKSGSMDACHCNGGDMAAREGGGTRKIDIAKEAVAQAAAVLGKDDKLGVVTFDDSAHWTIELNKVPSQDDVVAALAPVPPSGQTNVVSGMNAAYEQLRQSDAKIKHAILLTDGWGHATDIGSIAENMNKDGITLSVVAAGNGSDNALQRYAELGGGRYYPARVMEEVPQIFLQETIQAVGTYIVEEQFTPAYAGDSPVLADLQEGLPSLLGYNGTVEKDNAQVILTASDGSPILAQWQYGLGRSIAWTSDLKGKWASNWVTWEEFPRFTAQLVGWLLPRISNDNVSGEASLIGSDVQIDIVANDDQGNPQTAMNVNARLVGPTGEAIDATLAEVGPGQYRARVASPIAGTYLIQVIGNDANGKPAFARTLGLIVPYSPEYRQGQSNPELLSTLAKATAGRSLSQPMQAFDHTLDAVRRATPIDLGLLFAALVLLLLDVAIRRLNLRRKDFAALQAARKERQTIAAAPTATMSSLQGAKGRARQQMFSDKSEREVKPKENPATTPLPSTPSNPTKAVDEAEDPLERLRAAKNRARRQ, via the coding sequence ATGCTATCGTTTGTCCGACCAGAATATCTCTGGTTTTTGCTGGCATTGCCGCTGGTCTGGCTGTTGGGCTGGCTTAATAACCGTGGTCGCACAGGCCAACGCCGTTGGTGGGCCTTGGGGTTGCGCACGTTTTTGCTGCTGTGTTTGATCGGCAGCCTCGCCGGAACCCAAGTTCGTCAGCCAGTCCAAAACCTTACCACGGTGTTTTTGCTCGATAGCTCCGACTCAATCGCCCCAGGCCAACGCTCCAGCAACGAGCAATTTATTGCCCAAGCGCTCGAAACCATGCAAGAAGGCGATAAAGCTGCGGTCGTGGTGTTTGGTGAAAATGCCTTGGTTGAGCGGGTTCCCTCTGAAATTCAGCGTTTAGGCACAATTCAATCGGTGCCAATCGCTGCACGTACTGATATCAGCGAAGCAATTCAACTGGGTTTGGCGCTGTTTCCTGCCGATACCCAAAAACGTTTGGTGTTACTCTCCGATGGTGGCGAGAACAGTGGTCGCGCCTTGGAGATGATCCCGTTAGCGCAGCGCCGTAATGTGCCAATTGATATTGTGCCCACAGGCATCGGCCAAGGCAACCCCGAAGTGGCAATTAGTGCCTTTCGCGCACCTTCAGCTGCCCGTTCTGGCCAAGAAATTCAGTTGATCGCCACAATTGAAAGCAATACTGCCCAATCAGCTCAATTGCGCTGGCGAGCCGATGAGCAAATTGTGCTGGAAGAAGCGATCAATCTGCCAGTTGGCACAAGCAGCTTTACCACCACGCTTGTTGTCAATGACCAAGGCTTTCATCGCTATAGCGCTCAAGTTGTGCCAAGCAGCGATACTCGTGCCCAAAATAACGTGGCGGCTTCGTTGGTGCAAATTGGCGGCCCTCCCAAAGTGCTGCTGGTCGAAGGCGAAGTCGGCGATGCAAGTGCGCTCAAGCCAGCGCTCGAAGCCGCCAACCTTGTGCCAGTGGTCGTTCCAGCAACTGGATTGCCTACCGATTTGGCGGCATTGAGCGATTATGAAGCAGTCTTGTTGCTGAATGTGCCTTCGCGCGATATCGATCAAGATACCCAAAAATTATTACGCTCGTATGTTGGCGACCTTGGGCGTGGCTTGGCAATGATCGGTGGTCGCCAAAGCTTTGGGGTGGGTGGCTACACGGCAACCCCAATCGAAGAAGCCTTGCCTGTCAACATGGACGTGCGCAATCGCCAACAACGCCCCGATATTGCCTTGGTCTTTATCATCGACAAGTCAGGCAGTATGGATGCTTGTCACTGTAATGGTGGCGATATGGCGGCGCGTGAGGGTGGCGGCACTCGCAAAATCGATATTGCCAAAGAGGCGGTGGCTCAAGCCGCTGCGGTGCTCGGCAAAGACGATAAATTGGGCGTGGTGACTTTCGATGATTCGGCACATTGGACGATTGAACTCAACAAAGTGCCCAGCCAAGATGATGTTGTCGCGGCTTTGGCTCCTGTGCCACCAAGCGGCCAAACCAATGTAGTTAGTGGCATGAACGCCGCTTATGAGCAATTGCGCCAAAGCGATGCCAAAATCAAGCATGCAATTCTGCTGACCGATGGTTGGGGTCATGCCACCGATATCGGCTCAATCGCCGAAAATATGAACAAAGACGGAATTACGCTTTCGGTGGTGGCCGCAGGCAATGGCTCGGATAACGCTTTGCAACGTTATGCTGAGCTTGGCGGTGGACGCTATTATCCAGCCCGCGTCATGGAAGAAGTGCCGCAAATCTTCTTGCAAGAAACGATTCAGGCAGTTGGCACTTATATTGTTGAAGAACAATTTACTCCGGCCTATGCTGGCGATAGCCCTGTGCTGGCCGATTTACAAGAGGGCTTGCCAAGCCTGTTGGGCTATAACGGCACAGTCGAAAAAGATAACGCTCAAGTTATTTTGACTGCCAGCGATGGCTCACCTATTTTGGCCCAATGGCAATATGGGCTTGGTCGGAGCATCGCTTGGACGAGCGATCTCAAGGGTAAATGGGCCAGCAATTGGGTCACATGGGAAGAATTTCCGCGCTTTACGGCACAGTTGGTTGGCTGGCTCTTGCCACGGATCAGCAACGATAACGTCAGCGGTGAGGCCTCATTGATTGGCAGCGACGTGCAAATTGATATTGTTGCCAACGATGACCAGGGCAATCCGCAAACTGCGATGAACGTCAATGCTCGTTTGGTCGGGCCAACTGGCGAGGCGATTGATGCAACTCTGGCCGAAGTTGGGCCTGGTCAATATCGCGCACGGGTGGCTAGCCCAATTGCTGGTACCTATTTGATTCAGGTAATCGGCAATGATGCCAATGGCAAGCCAGCCTTTGCCCGAACCTTGGGCTTGATTGTGCCCTACTCACCAGAATATCGCCAAGGTCAATCCAACCCTGAATTGCTGAGCACTTTGGCCAAAGCCACTGCTGGTCGCAGCTTGAGCCAACCAATGCAGGCGTTTGATCATACGCTGGATGCGGTGCGTCGGGCTACGCCAATTGATTTAGGCTTGTTGTTTGCAGCGCTGGTGTTGCTGTTGCTTGATGTAGCAATTCGCCGCCTCAACTTGCGCCGCAAAGATTTTGCCGCTTTGCAAGCAGCGCGTAAAGAGCGCCAAACGATTGCTGCCGCACCAACTGCCACAATGAGCAGCTTGCAGGGAGCCAAGGGTCGTGCTCGCCAGCAAATGTTCAGTGATAAGAGCGAGCGCGAAGTCAAGCCTAAAGAAAACCCAGCAACTACGCCATTACCAAGTACACCAAGTAATCCAACCAAAGCTGTTGATGAGGCCGAAGATCCACTCGAACGACTACGCGCTGCCAAAAACCGTGCCCGCAGGCAATAG
- a CDS encoding thioredoxin domain-containing protein, with the protein MTRRIALIILALALASCGSYESDSSRQVSIRPTIVPSTPAPPAAQDSLGIASEFIPLAKPAQIPADDQRSMGDPNAPVTIVEYSDFQCPFCQRHHVSVFPELKAKYIDTGMVRYVFRNYIAVESHTSAPAAGVASFCAMDQNKFWEMYDILFVRASEWGVDPNLAPTVMLKYAEELDLDTAAFAKCQADPAVLAQVNAETAEAVAAQATGTPAFFIGNYIIPGAYPIEGFDAAIALANQNQ; encoded by the coding sequence ATGACCCGCCGTATTGCCCTAATCATTTTAGCCCTTGCTCTGGCCAGTTGTGGTAGCTACGAATCCGATAGTAGCCGCCAAGTCAGCATTCGTCCAACCATCGTGCCATCAACCCCAGCCCCACCAGCAGCCCAAGATTCGTTGGGCATTGCTAGCGAATTTATTCCCTTGGCTAAGCCAGCCCAAATTCCGGCTGACGATCAACGCTCAATGGGCGATCCTAACGCGCCAGTAACGATTGTTGAATATAGCGATTTCCAATGCCCTTTCTGCCAACGCCATCATGTGTCGGTTTTCCCCGAACTGAAGGCTAAATATATTGATACTGGCATGGTGCGTTATGTGTTCCGCAACTATATCGCCGTGGAAAGCCATACTTCAGCGCCAGCCGCTGGAGTTGCTAGCTTCTGTGCCATGGATCAAAACAAGTTCTGGGAGATGTATGACATCTTATTTGTTCGCGCCAGTGAATGGGGCGTTGATCCAAATTTAGCGCCAACCGTGATGCTCAAGTATGCTGAAGAATTGGACTTGGATACGGCAGCCTTTGCCAAATGCCAAGCCGACCCAGCCGTTTTAGCCCAGGTCAATGCTGAAACTGCTGAGGCTGTGGCAGCCCAAGCAACCGGCACACCAGCCTTCTTCATCGGCAACTACATCATTCCTGGGGCATACCCAATTGAAGGCTTCGATGCCGCAATTGCCTTGGCAAACCAAAATCAATAA
- a CDS encoding MoxR family ATPase, with translation MQYTERDAEMFRRTAAAIEAEIGKVIVGQRALIRQTLITLLAGGNALLEGVPGLAKTTLIRTLSEAVDCQFSRIQFTPDLMPADIIGTTIIAEDEQGQKEFRFQRGPIFSNLVLADEINRATPKTQSALLEAMQEHTVSVARTSYKLEEPFFVLATQNPLEMEGTYPLPEAQLDRFFFKINVPFPSPQELVEIAQRTTGTDQAKPQKVINGATLIQLQQMARSVPVATHVLSYAARIISATHPDSPLAPEQVKRYVSYGSSPRGMQALILAGKIAALLDGRTNVAFRDLREMATPTLRHRIILSFEGQAEGVNSESIVNSILESIKEEA, from the coding sequence ATGCAATACACTGAACGCGATGCTGAAATGTTCCGGCGCACTGCTGCTGCCATTGAAGCTGAAATTGGCAAGGTGATTGTCGGGCAACGTGCCTTAATCCGCCAAACATTAATCACCTTGTTGGCTGGCGGTAATGCGTTGCTTGAAGGTGTGCCAGGTTTGGCCAAAACAACCTTGATTCGCACGCTCTCCGAAGCGGTCGATTGCCAATTTAGCCGAATTCAATTTACCCCCGACTTGATGCCTGCTGATATCATCGGTACAACGATTATCGCCGAAGATGAGCAAGGTCAGAAAGAATTCCGCTTCCAACGTGGGCCGATTTTCTCTAACCTTGTGCTGGCCGATGAAATTAACCGCGCTACACCCAAAACTCAATCGGCGCTACTCGAAGCAATGCAAGAACATACGGTCAGTGTTGCCCGCACCAGTTACAAGCTCGAAGAGCCATTCTTTGTGCTGGCAACCCAAAACCCGCTTGAAATGGAAGGCACGTATCCATTGCCCGAAGCGCAGCTCGACCGTTTTTTCTTCAAAATCAATGTGCCGTTTCCATCACCCCAAGAATTAGTGGAGATCGCCCAACGCACCACGGGGACTGATCAAGCTAAGCCGCAAAAAGTGATCAATGGCGCTACCTTGATTCAATTGCAACAAATGGCGCGGTCGGTGCCGGTTGCAACCCATGTCTTGAGCTATGCTGCGCGAATTATTAGCGCAACTCACCCCGATAGCCCACTTGCCCCCGAGCAAGTTAAGCGCTATGTGAGCTATGGCTCCAGCCCGCGCGGGATGCAGGCGTTGATTTTGGCAGGCAAAATTGCAGCCTTACTCGATGGCCGCACCAACGTTGCCTTCCGTGATTTGCGCGAAATGGCCACACCAACCCTGCGCCACCGGATTATCTTATCGTTTGAGGGTCAAGCTGAGGGAGTTAACAGCGAAAGTATTGTCAATAGCATTTTGGAATCAATTAAGGAAGAAGCATGA
- a CDS encoding FKBP-type peptidyl-prolyl cis-trans isomerase produces the protein MKRILLSMLVAVSLIGCGEIARPENPTAMPTSATTGVDISDVSAVIPALPNGLEVKQTASGLRYVDIVVGSGPEVTAGSTAEVFYTGYLKSDGSQFDSNVGGQPFAVEGVGGAMVITGWNEGLVGIKQGGKRRLIIPSALAYGEQGQGTIPANADLVFDVEVMTVR, from the coding sequence GTGAAGCGTATTCTTCTTTCGATGTTGGTTGCAGTGAGTTTGATTGGCTGTGGTGAGATTGCTCGCCCCGAAAACCCCACCGCTATGCCAACCTCAGCAACGACTGGCGTAGATATTTCAGATGTTTCGGCAGTTATTCCAGCGCTGCCCAATGGTTTAGAAGTTAAGCAAACTGCCAGTGGCTTGCGCTATGTGGATATTGTAGTCGGTAGTGGCCCCGAAGTAACCGCTGGTTCAACGGCTGAGGTTTTTTACACTGGCTACCTTAAATCCGATGGCTCACAATTCGATTCAAATGTTGGGGGCCAGCCATTTGCGGTTGAAGGTGTTGGCGGAGCAATGGTCATCACGGGCTGGAACGAAGGATTGGTTGGCATCAAGCAAGGAGGCAAACGCCGCTTGATTATTCCTTCAGCCTTGGCCTATGGCGAGCAAGGTCAGGGGACGATTCCAGCTAACGCCGATTTGGTGTTTGATGTCGAAGTTATGACAGTCCGCTAA